The genomic segment TCACTTTGGCGACCTTCAGCGATTTCTTGGCGGCCTGATCATCGTCGGCCCCCAAGGCTTCATTGGCCTTCTTCACACCCATTTGGACCGAGGAGACCTCGCGAGCCTTCGCGCGCAATAGCTTGAACCAGGCATCCGACTCGACCTGTAATTCGGGCTTTGTCAGCGGCTTCACCATCACCTTTAATTGGTCGAGTGGGATTTCTGGATCGATCGTGGTGTGGGCTGTGTACTCGGAATTCTCCGGGGACGCGTCTTCTGCTGCCTGGGATGTAGGGCTTGATAATGCAAGGCAGGCCAGGATTGTTATTGTCGTCGTCCAGGGCCAGAGCGTGGTTGGGATGGCATTTTTCATATCGTCGTGTCCATTAACGGGCGTTATATGCTGGTTGATTAACGTGCCCCAACAGGCTAAATCAATTTTGGATCAGTCACAATTACCGACACGGAGCGGGGTGTGTAGGGGCGCCGATGGGAACAGAATATTTCCTTGAAGTTTCGAATCATCACCTACAACTTGAGGGGAAGAATCGTTGTCACCCGTCGTCGGACCGCTTTTCTTTGCCCATTGCCTTGCCACCGCTTGATTCTAGGCTTGGCAAAAGAGTGGCTTGGGCATCTTGCCCCAGAATAGGCTGCGGCTGGAAGCCACAGCCACGACAGATTCTTACTCTCATTCTCCGTTGTGACAAAGCACTAGCCTACTTGAGCGAGCTAGGCAACGCGCCTAGACTGAAAGGAGTATATGACGTTCCGGACGAGACGCGCCGTACCCGGTTAAGACAAGACGACGCTTTTTTTCTAACTTTCCTCGGGAGCGTTGTCATGAACGTTTGGTTCATTCTTTTGCTGGCCGGACTACTGGAAATCGCCTGGGCAATTGGCTTGAAATACAGTGATGCCTTCACCAGGTTTTGGCCAAGTGTTTGGACGGTGTTGGCCTACATTGCCAGTATCTTGTTGCTATCGCTCGCTGTTCGCCAGATCCCGATTGGGACCGCCTACCCGGTGTGGATGGGGATCGGAGCACTCGGAACAGCGGTCTTCGGAATTGTATTCTTAGGTGAATCGACATCGCTTTGGCGATTGTTGTTCTTAATGCTGCTAGTCATCTCGCTAGCCGGATTGAAATTATCGTCCGAGGTTTAGCATGGTTTTCTATCAGCCCCGGCACCCCCTCGAATCTCGAGAATCAAATGAATTTTATTAAGAAAGCAAGCCAAACGACTGCTCAACGATCGGTGATTCTGATTCGCTTCATGGTTGGATTCGTATTCTTATCGGAAGGTCTTCAGAAGTTTCTATTTCCTGACGCTCGGGGAGCTGGTCGATTTGAGAAGATTGGGCTGCCTGAGCCAGAATCTCTGAGTTATTTCGTTGGTAGCTTTGAGATCGTTTGTGGCATTGCCATTGTGCTTGGTTTGTTAACGCGTTTCGCAGTGCTGCCGACGATCACGATTATGCTCGTCGCGATTGCGACGACCAAGTTACCAATGCTTGCCGAAGAAGGTTTCTGGGAGGCCGCTCACGCGGCCAGGACCGATTTTTCGATGCTGCTCGGTTCGCTCTACCTGCTGATTGTGGGTGCTGGAAAATGGTCCGTCGATGCACAGTTGAAACCGAATTCAGAATAGTCGCTTGGGCGCTAGCCCCGTATTTTTCAGCGGTCGCGTGGCAAACGCCAAACCGGCAAATCCTAAAACCAAATCGAGTTGAAGGATTAGTGCTTGGTTAGCAATGCCTCTTCGGTCTTGACGGGTTGGTTTTCTGCAGAGCGATGATTCGGCAAAATGTCCATCAGCAAGCTGAACACCAACGGGATCACTAACAAGGTGAAGATGGTGGCAAACGCTAGACCACCGACGACGACGGATCCGAGGCCGCGATAGAGTTCGCTGCCGGAGCCAGGGGCGATCACCAACGGCAGCATCCCGAAAATACTGGTGAAAGTCGTCATGAAGATTGGGCGCATACGTGTTCGAACTGATTCGCAGATAGCGTCGCGAGCTGACATTGGTGCGATCTCACCCTCCGCAGCACTGTGGTGACCTCGCATGAAATTCAGCGCCTGATGCACAATCAAGATAGCATTGTTGACCACCACGCCGATCAAAATCACGAAGCCGAGCATCGTTAAGACGTCGAGTTGCTGTGTCGGGTCCTCGCGGTGTACCATCCACAATCCGACGAAGCCGCCGACGGTCGCAAGCGGCACTGTGAACATGATTACCAGTGGATAGAGGAAATTCTCGAAGAGCGCCGCCATCAAGAGGTAAGTGATAACCAACGCCAGGAAAAATCGACTTAATGCAACGCTGCCGAGCGACTCGCGATTCCAACCGTTCCAATGTCCCATCAGTGCTGCGCGAACATCCGTTAAACGATCGGCATTGCCTGACAACGAGACAAAAATATCGTTCCCCATCTTGCCTTCGGCTCGTGCCTGTTCCACGACATCGAGGATCGTCTCTTGAGCTTCTTCGAGAGCCACATGGTTGGGCGGCGTCACGGTCAAAGCGATCGCTCGTTGCTGCTCCACCCGCCGTATTTCTTGCGAGGCTTCGGTTGGTATGAAATCAGCGATCTGACCTAGCGGCACCATGACAACCGAGCCGTCGGATTCTCGTACCGAAACAGGCAAGTCCGCAATCTGCTCGGGGAAAATTTCCGATGCGGGATCACGGATCAATACCAAATCGATGTTATCGCCTTCGAAGTCAAAGTCACCGACGAACGACCCGTCAATCATCGACCGAGCTGACATCGCCAAGTCACTGACGTTGATGTTTAGTCGTTTTGCGACCTCCTGTTTAATCTGCAACTGCCGCTCGGGTCCCGCTTCGTCGAAATTCTCAGGCGACGTGCGGACGGAGAACTTCGAGAAAGCTTCTTGTAGCCGCTGTTCCAGGTAGGTGCAGGCAGCTTTTAAGCGGACCATGTCATTGCTACTGACTTCGATATCGACGGCGTTCGAGCTGCCCGCGCCCCGTCCGAATATCGAGGCTTGTGATGTCACTCCCTTGCTGGCGGGGATCACGTTAAACGCTTTGTTAAAGATAGCCGCAACCGGTTCAACGTTTGCCGGGTCATCGCTGATACCGATCATGAACACGCTTCCTCGCGCGACGACAAAGAAAAACTCCTTCAGCGCTGGGATATCGTGATACTCCGTTCCGGTTCGTTGATCAATCACCGGTCCATACTGAGACGCTTCTTCCGAGTTCTTTGCGTTCCAAAACGGTTTGAGTTCTTGTTCGATCCGCTGTCCAACATAGTAGTTCTCCATTACGGAATAACCCGCTGGAGTCGACATGCGACAGAACGTAAAGTTCTTGTTCCCATTCGGAAGGTAGCTGGCGGGAGGCATCAGTGCGATACTAAGTCCGATGGATCCTAGCGTCACGATTGCAATCAGCATCAGCCTTAGCCATGCACTAGAAAGACTGCGGAAGGTCAACAGATGGATCATCGAGGTCCACCTATTTCCAAACCAAGTGAAGATCTTGACCAGACCGAAGAGGCCAACAAACGACGCGGTGATCGAATCATGCCATGTAGGTGATTCTCTCCGAGAATTGTTGTGGTCCGCGTCGCCGAGACTAGTGGCGATGTGTTTCGGAGCACGCAGAAATAGAGCTGCGGCGGTCGGGATCACGGCGACCGAAACCACCAACGACAATGTGACGGCGGCACAGATCGCCAAGACGATATCGTAGAACAGTTGGCCTGCTTCGTCTTGAATCGTTAGCACCGGTGCGAAAACGGCGATCGTTGTTAGCGTCGATGCCAGAATGGCTCCCCAAACTTCTTTCGTTCCATTGTAGGCGGCTTGCCGAGGACTTGCTCCCAGTTGCAAATGCCGATCGATGTTTTCGAGGACCACGATGGCGTTGTCGACCACCATCCCGACGGCGAAGCTGAGTCCTGCCAATGAGATGACATTCAAGTTTCGATCCGCGAACCACATGACCACGAAGGTCCCAATGACAGAAATCGGGATCGATACAGCGACAATCATCGTCGATCGGATACTCCGCAAAAACAGCAGCAGTACAAGCACTGCTAGCCCACCGCCGATCCACAGGTTCTGTTCGACCAAGCCGATGGCGCTATAAATGTAGTGCGAATCGTCGAACGCCATCCGCAAACGCAATCCATACCGATCATTTTTGAAACTTCGCAGGACACCGCCTTCGGCGTTCATCTGTTCCACGACTCGGTTGACATTTTCGATGATGTCCAACACGTTACTGCCGGTCTTTCGTTTGACGAAGATCGTCAACGACGTTCGCCCTTTGCACTGGTCAAAGTGGATCGTTTTCTCCAGGGCAAGCTCCACGCGGGCGACATCCGATACACGCACCGGGCTGCCCAGTTCGTCATACTTGATGATCGTATCGCGAAGTGGCTCCAGCGAGTTGTATTGACCAAGTACACGAAAGCGAACATCTTGACGACTGTCAGCCAAGTCGCCGGCTGTCGCGTTGACATTGTCCAACCGCAGTGCAGCATTCAATTCCGAAATCGTGATGCTGCGACGTGCCAACGCTTCGGGATCAAATCGGATTTGAACTTGATGTTGTCGTCCCCCTTTAATTTCGATCTCCGCCACACCCTCGATCCGCTCGAGACTTGGGATGAGGAAGCGATCGGCATGATCGTAGAAGGTCGCGACCTCGAAATCGGGGTCTTCGGCTTGTAACAGCAGGTAGGCAATTGCGTTGTCACCGGCGGTATCGGCCAAATCGATGATTGGGCGATCGACATCCTCGGGGTACTCTGGAACTTCGTCGATCTTATTAGAGACTTCTTGAAGGATTCGGTCCGGCGAAGCACCGACGTTGAACTCAAGCGTGATTCGTGCGCTACCGAGGCTGGCGAGTGACGTCATCTTCCACAAGCCTTGAACCGACTTCAGCTTTTCCTCTTGTTCAAGGATGATCGACTTCTCAATCTCCTCAGGACTACGACCATCCCAGTTGGTCCTAACCGTGATCACGGGCCGATCAACATCGGGGGTCAACTGCACGGGGATGCGTGAGAGTGCGATGACGCCGAACAAGAGAACCAAGATCACACCAACGGTGGTCTTGACCGGATTCTCAATACAAAATTTGATTGGGTCCATGATCGGTAGGTTTCGCTATTTGTCGACGATTTGTTGGCCAGTACGGTACGTTCCTGGCACGGGACTCAACGGGGAACGATCTTCATCAACTCGAACGATTGCGCCGGGGGTTAATCGCTCTAGCCCCTCCGTGACCACTTGGACTCCTGGTACAACCCGCTCAACATCCGTTTCGCGTTGGCAAGCGATAGCGTAGGACTCGCGGGTTTGCGACAAGACTCGGACCGGCACCGGCTGCGCCAACCACACGGGCTGCGGTTCTCCATGCGGTCCGTTTTTATCTTGTGGCTGCAGTATCCAAAGGGTCGCCTCATCTGGTTTGATCAACACCGCATCGCGGGGCACGATTAGCTCGGTCGATTCACGCATCACCGGTACGAACACACTGACTCCCATTCCTGGCAACAGTTTTCCGTCTTGATCATCGAGTGCGATGCGAACAGGAAAGGTGCGGCTGCCTAGCGAGCCTTTTGCATTGATCGAGAAAACCTTCCCTTCAAGTTCCATCCCCAAGCTATCGACAATCAGAGTGACCGAATCGCCAACGCTTAGCAGTGGCAGCGATTCTTCGGGGACCATAATCCGAGCATCGATTCGCCCCGATGAAACGATCTCAACAATCTGGCTGCCGACCGAGACGTATTCCCCTAGTTCGGAATGTTTGGCGACAACGCTACCGTCGAACGGTGCGATTAACTCGAGACGCATATTGCGTTCTTGGGCTTCTTTGAGCAACACCTGCAGCTGCGACAAGGACGCTTCGAGCTCTTCGATTAGCGAACGTTTCTGTTCCACTTCGCTGGAAGAAACCGCATTTTGACGGAACATATCTTCGAAGCGGCGGAGTTCACCTTTTTCGAAGGCTTGGGTGGCCTTTTTTTCGGCAATCTGTGATTCAATCTTGGCCTCGTCTAATTTTGTCCAAGTGTCATCGATACGCGCCAGCACTGTTTTGCCGCCGACAACCTTTGTCCCTTCATCCACCGGCAAGGCAACCACTTTCCCAGCCACCTCGGTCGCAATCGTTGCGGTGCGCAACGCGACCAGGTCACCGATCAAAGTCCGCACAGGCATGATCGATGCTCGTTGGATCTCACCGACTCGAACCAATTGGGCCTGCGGACTACGTGGTGGTCCCTTACCAGCAGGGGAGCTGGCTGAAACCTCGCCACCTGCCGAGTTAACTTTTTTGACTGCGAGATAGCCAACGAGTCCACCGAGCAGAAAGGTCGTCATGGCAACGGACAAAACAGAAACAGAGAACCGTTGAGAGAGATGCTTTTGACGTTGGTTTTGGCGAAGCATGAGCATCGGAGGTGGGTGAGGGGTGGGCAGGGTACAGCTTTATGCCGACTGGGCGTAAGGTGACGAAGCCGCAGGGTAGGTGGCCTAAGCTTCTAGCCTGGGGATCATCAAAACCTGTGGCCAAGCTTCTAGCCCGGGGCCATCAAAACCTTGTGGCCTAGGCTTCTAGCCTAGGGACCATCAAAACCTGTGGCCTAGGCTTCTAGCCTGGGGACCAACAAAACCTGTGGCCAAGCTTCTAGCCTGGGGACCATCAAAACCTGTGGCCTAGCCTTCTAGCCTAGGGACCAACAAAACCTTGTGGCCTAGGCTTCTAGCCTGGGACCATCAAAACCTGTGGCCAAGCTTCTAGCCAGGGACCATCAAAACCTTGTGGCCTAGGCTTCTAGCCTGGGAACCAACAAAACCTTGTGGCCTAGGCTTCTAGCCTGGTGACCAACAAAACCCAGGCTGAAAGCCTGGGCCACGTAAACGCCTACCGTTTCTAAAATGGTAGTTTTCCGGACTTGGTTCAATGCGGCCTCCCCTGCTATGGATCGGCTCACCCGCCATCATAGTCATGCGATCGCAGAAAAGACAGTCCTTCTATTTTTTCTTTAACGTGATTGACATACCGCCGCGGACCACGGTATCCAAATTCGGGTCGGTGGTGATCGCCTCCATGAACGGCGGATGAGCCATCCGAGGATTGATATTATGAGCCAATATCAATCCACCCGGTCGTAACATTGGCATCAACGTATTCAAGTAATCGATGTAGCCTTCCTTGTCCGCGTCCAAGAACACCATGTCGACGGTACCGGTGAAGTCCTTCAGTTTCTCGTGCGCGTCCCCTTCGACGACGGTGATCACGTCCGACAATCCCGCTCGCTTGAAGTTTTCACGCGCCTTCGCTGCACGGTCCGAATCAATCTCGTAGGTCGTCAGGTGTCCGCCTGTCTCTTTCAATCCCAAGCCGAGCCATATTCCTGAGATGCCGGTGGACGTTCCCAGTTCGACGACGTTCTTTGCGCCCATCGATTGGGCCATGATCCGCAGCAACCGCCCGTCATTTTCCGGTACGTTGCGAAATGCTTGATTTGCCTGGATATCGCCGAGGACTTTCAAAGCCGTCTGCTCAAATTCATCCAATGGCACGGGAGGTTTCTCAAGTTCGATGTCTCCAGTTGATCGGTCACCGCTCGGGGCGCGTCCGGTCCCCCTTTGTTGGGCGTGAACCATCGCTGTCATGGAGAGAAAGACGACAGCGGCAAATAAACAGGAGGCAAATTGGATGGATGTCTTCATTGGTCTCGCGATTCCTAAAAAAAGGGTGAGAGTCTACTGCGTCCGTTGAGGCGGGCGAACACACCCGCCGCTGGAAGTTATGGGGGTTCCGTAGACCGTTATGGGACCTCATTATAGCAAAGGACGCAAGCTAGCGGTCAAGTTAGTGAGTCTCGTTTCGCCGATCTCATGGGAATCGACATCGTCGACGCACTAGGGATGACCGCCTTCAAACGGATGGCAGCTTCCGCAGCTCATTTTTACCATGGTCTTGCCCATACCCTCTTTACCGTGGCATTTGATACATGATTGAACCTGCGGCGTTAACTCGCCCAATATCGGGACTCCATCAAGGTCGCGATTGAGCAATTGGACAACTTTGTTTGCTCCATCGGCAGCAAGTCGTCGGCAGCGTTCCTTCTTTTCCATGCTGAACGCTTCCCTTCCGCTGGCCTCAAACCATCGGTTTGTCGAAATGTGGCACAAGATGGAACCCGCAACACTGGACGGCGCGTCGTCTGCCCATCGCGGATTTTCTGGTTCGTATTTTGGCAGCGGTGTTGACTCGTACCAGACCACCAGTTCAGCAATCATGGCTTCTCGCTGTTCCTTTGGCTTCTCATGGTGAAACATTCCAATCACCGCTGATCCACCATTGATTACACCGCATAGCGAACCACATCCTCCCATACCGCCATCGCCATATCGCATCATCTCGATCGGGAAGGATCGGAAGGGTTCATCAACCTTATCCGCCAATGCTCCAAGGACTCCTCCGACAACGCTGTACATACACCCGCCATCTGGGTAAATGCGATACGCGCGATCGGCTACATCGTCTGGATTGAGTTTTTTGTAGTTCCAAAGCGAAGCTGCTGAGGATTGTGTTGTCGCGGCGCCGAAACCGGCATCGCTGCGGCCCGCGAACATGGAGCCGCCGATCATTCCGAATGACATGAAAGCTTTGCGTCGATTGATCTGTATCATCGCGGATGATTCCTATGCAAATGTGAAGTGTATGTCGAAGACATTCGAGAGTGAAAAATAGATACCGAGAACGATAAGCACCCATCCTGTTGCACACGGTTCAAGAGATGTCCAACCAAGAGGCGGTCGTCAGTTGCATCGAGATTGTCGGATGTTGCAAGGAGATCGCTACGGGGTTGGTTGAAAATGTGAACAAGTTGTTGCCTGATGCAAAGGTTGTCACGGTAACTCAGGTCGTTGCGACTCAAGCAAAAGTGAACGGGATGATGGAGAAGTTGTCGTTGATCTTCGTTCTGATCATCGTCTTTGTTGGCGGAGCGGGGATCGCAAACGACATGCTGGCAAATGTTCATGAGCGTCGCCGCGAGATTGGCACCCTGATGTCGCTGGGGGCTGAGTCAACGTTGATCCTGCGAGTCTTTTTGCTCAAGGCCCTGCTGCTGGGGATGGCTGGCGGAGTGGGTGGATTCGTGATTGGAACGGTGTTGGCCATCACCTTGGGCCCCCGACTTGCCGGGGTTCCTGTTTTTCCGATGCCGGTGCTGGCTTTATCGGCAGTTGGCATTTCCGTCGGTATCACTTTGGCTGCTAGTTTTTTTCCCGCTCGGCGCGCCGCCAAGCTCGACCCGGTCACGTCATTTCAGGAGATTTGAATCATGTTGTGTATGGAAAATGTGACGAAGACTTATCAACTGCGTCGCCAGACGGTCGTCGCATTGGACAATGCGACCTTGAATATTCCCGAGGGGGATTTTGTTTCCTTGATCGGGCCAAGCGGCAGTGGCAAGAGTACTTTGTTGGTGATGCTCGGCGGCATGCTCTCGCCAACCTCGGGAAAAGTCAACTTAAAGGGCGAGTCGATGTGTGACTTGACTCCGAATGGCCGGGCACGGCTTCGTCGATGAGTTTAATCAAGAAGGAAAGACGATTGTGATGGTCACTCATGATCCCGGTACTGCGGAGCGTGCAAAACGTATTTTGAAAATACGAGATGGCACGGTGGTCGATGACCGTGCCTCGGTTCGGACGTTCGACGCCGCGTAGATGGCCGGCATTGCTTTGGTATCGGCGGCATCCTGCCGCCGGAGATGGCATGTTCCATTTGCACCCCCAAGCAAGAAACGAGAATCGATCGACCTTGAACAATGGGCCGACTTGCTGGTAGGCTATCGAAGTGCCACGAATTTAGCCAAAGCGTCAAGACGCAATGGGTCAAGCTCTCATCGATAAAATGGCAAAATGCCAAAAGACGACATCGCCACCGACATCAATGTCATGTTTCGAGCATTCGCGGATACGACTCGGCTTCGTATCCTGCATCTCCTTGTCCAAGGGGAAACCTGCGTGGGGAATCTCGTGGAGGTGCTTCAACTTCCGCAATCCGCTGTTTCGAGGCACTTGGCCTATTTGCGAAAGGCCAATTTGGTTGATGTGCGGAAGGCAGGGCTTTGGGCTTATTACTCTTTAACCCCCGCTAAATCATCTTTTCAAAGCAAACTGTATGAGTGCTTGAATGAGTGCTTCTGCGAGGTGCCGGAGTTAGAGGCAGACGCCCAGCGAGCCCGAAATCTGAAAAAGTCTGGGGGATGCTGCCCTGAATGGAAAGTTGATGAGCCCTAGGTCGGGTTCCCGCTCCATTTTCGGATTTGATGGTCATGGGCAATGTGCTCTAACGTTTTGCATGCTCGGCGGAAGCGTCGTTAGGCGGTGCGATTCACGACATCCTTGAATCCGACAGGGATCCGACAATCGGAGCGTCCACCGAATTTTGGCGTTCATTCAATTTTCGGTGATTGACAGCCTCCAACGATTCCGGTATCGTCTATCGTAGATGAACGATAGGTTTGGTCGACGGGAAAGCAAGTAATCATGAAACGATGCGATTCAACACCGGTGAAGCTAAAGCCGGATCCGACGGCAGAGGATTTTGCCAGCTTGGCCTGGGCGCTCGCGCATCCGGCTCGAGTCCAGATCGTGCGGCTATTGATCGGTCGCGAAGCTTGTGTTTGTGGAGAGATCGTGGATCAGTTGCCGCTCGCCCAATCAACGGTTTCGCAGCATCTGAAAATCTTGAAAGAGTCTGGATTGATCCACGGCGAAGTGGACGGGCCAAAGGTCTGTTATGGCATCAATCCAAAACGGCTCGAACAATTGAAGGCATTCGTCGCCAAACTATGATTTTTTTTTAGCCGTTTCATCGTGTACCGGCGATAGACGATAAAGGAGAGAGTGATGGAAAATACAAAAATGAACCAAGCTGACACATGCCCGAGGAACGAAAAGGGAATCGGATTCTTTGAACGCTACCTGACCGTTTGGGTCGGCTTGTGCATTGTTGCTGGTATCTCACTTACGCACCGGTGATTTCGATTCCGATCGCGGTCTGCCGGTTCTTTATGATGTGCCCAATCATGGTCAAAATCGACTTTAACGAGGTGGTAAAAGCTGGTAAAGCGGTTCGGCCTGTTGGTCTAACGCTGTTTATCAACTGGGCCATCAAGCCATTCACGATGTATGCAATTGCCAGTTTTTTTCTCGGTACCCTTTTCCTCGGATTCATAGGTCCCGAAGCCGTCGATTATGTCAAGGCTCCGCTTCGTCCATCCAAGCTCCGAATACGATCTTGGCTACTTGAAAAACAAATCGGGGGCCGGTTTGGCATTGTCGAGTCAGTGAACGAGATGCAAACGACTCCGTTTTCGACGCCTATCGCGTCGATGGCCCCTGAGTAAGTTGCTCCTCAGCAGGGGATAGCCGACGATGGTAGAGGTTGGGGCGGGTTGCGACAGGCAAAATTTTGCCGTTGGGTGATGTGGCATTCGCTTTGCGTTGTTGAAGTCCGCAGCCGCCGTGCTCAGGCGATTTTCGTCTCAAACCGGGCGAATCACAAACATTCAGTGCGCGTCGGTAGACGCCAATTGTCCAAATCCGCACAATAAGTGCGCACATACGGGCAATTGGACGTAGTATAGAAGTAGTGGACGAGGTCGCGGTTCTCTCTCGAAACATCGACTGCGAGGATTTGTAGCCTTATCCACTACGATAGCCCATAGAAACAATACCAGGGAAGCAACGGTGACATGACAGAGCCAATGGAGATTTTGTTTGTCGACGATGAGGTGGACTTTAGCGAAGGTTGTGTTCGCTGGTTCGAGAAGAAGGGGCACCGGGTTTCGCAAACGAGCAGCGGTCAGGATGGCATTGACCGATGTTCCGTACACGACTTTGATATTGTGATTCTCGATTGGAATTTGCCTGGATTATGCGGCATCGAGTTGGTCCAGCGGATGCGAGAATCCAATCCCGACACGGAGATCATCGTGTTGACCGGCGAAGGGACGATCAATAACGCGGTCGAGTCGATGCGTCTTGGCGTGTTTGATTTCCAAACCAAGCCATTCCCGATGGGGGATTTGGAGCGTCGCTGCCTGGCCGCCGTCGAACGACGAAAACTCAAAAAGGAGAACACACAACTCCGTGAAGTCATCACGCGAACGAAGAAACCGGCGACCACCATCATCGGCACGTCGCAGCCGATGCGGGTTTTGGGGCGTTTGATTGATCGAGTGGCACCGAGGGACAATGCGGTTTTGATTCAAGGCGAAAGTGGCACGGGGAAAGAGTTGGTTGCTCAAGCGATTCACAGCGGAAGTTCTCGCAGTGGTAGGCCATTGGTCACGATCAACTGCGCAGCGCTACCGGAAACCTTGGTGGAGAGTGAGCTGTTCGGTCACGAAAAAGGATCGTTCACGGGCGCAACGCAGATGCAGCCAGGCCTGTTCGAGGTCGCGGACGGCAGCACATTGTTCATTGATGAGATTGGGGAACTGCCACTCGCCTTGCAGCCGAAGCTGCTACGGGTTCTCGAGGACGGATCACTCCGCCGCATCGGCTCGCACAAAGAACGCCGCGTCGACGTCCGCATCGTTGCTGCGACCAACCGGGACTTGAAAACGGAGGTTGCCGAAGGTCGTTTTCGGGAAGACTTGTATTATCGCATCAACGTGATGCCCATCGACTTGCCGCCACTGCGAGAGCGTGATGGCGACGTGGAGCTGCTCGTCAACCATTTCTTAGGCAAAGACCACGAAATGGACGAAGAGGCTCGGCAAGCGATGGTCGCCTATTCGTGGCCTGGCAACATTCGCCAGCTCATTAACACCTTGGAGCGGGCTCAGGTTCTCGCGGACGACGGAGTCATCACGATCAGTGATTTACCCGAGGAGCTACGTCACGAGCACACGCAAACGGTCGCCAGCCATCCAACGGGCGTGGAATTACCGAAAGTCGGTTCCCTCATCGCACTGGAACGCGAGCACATTGCCGAAGTCCTGCGACGCGAAAACGGCAACAAGTCCAAGGCCGCCCGAGTCCTTGGCATTGAACGCCGCAAGCTGTATCGAATGATGAAGCAACATGGAATCGAGGGCTAGTGCATTGTCACAACGAAGAATGAAGAATGAGGGTACGCCTCTTTCGTGGCGGTGGCTTCCAGCCGCAGCTGGTTGGGGGAAGAGGCCCCAGCCACTCTTTTGCCAAGCCTGCCAAGCCTACTCTTTTGCCAAGCCTAAAGTCAAGCAATGACAAAGCACAATGTTAATCGTCCACTGTATGGGATTCGATGTGCGATTGAAACGGAACTCCGATTAGGACTCAAGTAAATGTCGACCCCGATTTGCGAAGAAGA from the Novipirellula aureliae genome contains:
- a CDS encoding ABC transporter permease; its protein translation is MSNQEAVVSCIEIVGCCKEIATGLVENVNKLLPDAKVVTVTQVVATQAKVNGMMEKLSLIFVLIIVFVGGAGIANDMLANVHERRREIGTLMSLGAESTLILRVFLLKALLLGMAGGVGGFVIGTVLAITLGPRLAGVPVFPMPVLALSAVGISVGITLAASFFPARRAAKLDPVTSFQEI
- a CDS encoding ATP-binding cassette domain-containing protein; translated protein: MLCMENVTKTYQLRRQTVVALDNATLNIPEGDFVSLIGPSGSGKSTLLVMLGGMLSPTSGKVNLKGESMCDLTPNGRARLRR
- a CDS encoding ArsR/SmtB family transcription factor; protein product: MPKDDIATDINVMFRAFADTTRLRILHLLVQGETCVGNLVEVLQLPQSAVSRHLAYLRKANLVDVRKAGLWAYYSLTPAKSSFQSKLYECLNECFCEVPELEADAQRARNLKKSGGCCPEWKVDEP
- a CDS encoding ArsR/SmtB family transcription factor; translated protein: MKRCDSTPVKLKPDPTAEDFASLAWALAHPARVQIVRLLIGREACVCGEIVDQLPLAQSTVSQHLKILKESGLIHGEVDGPKVCYGINPKRLEQLKAFVAKL
- a CDS encoding sigma-54-dependent transcriptional regulator translates to MTEPMEILFVDDEVDFSEGCVRWFEKKGHRVSQTSSGQDGIDRCSVHDFDIVILDWNLPGLCGIELVQRMRESNPDTEIIVLTGEGTINNAVESMRLGVFDFQTKPFPMGDLERRCLAAVERRKLKKENTQLREVITRTKKPATTIIGTSQPMRVLGRLIDRVAPRDNAVLIQGESGTGKELVAQAIHSGSSRSGRPLVTINCAALPETLVESELFGHEKGSFTGATQMQPGLFEVADGSTLFIDEIGELPLALQPKLLRVLEDGSLRRIGSHKERRVDVRIVAATNRDLKTEVAEGRFREDLYYRINVMPIDLPPLRERDGDVELLVNHFLGKDHEMDEEARQAMVAYSWPGNIRQLINTLERAQVLADDGVITISDLPEELRHEHTQTVASHPTGVELPKVGSLIALEREHIAEVLRRENGNKSKAARVLGIERRKLYRMMKQHGIEG